The Caldisericia bacterium genomic interval CTTTTCCTTTTGGCCAAAAATTATCGTCTCTACCCAACAGAACTATTCTAGGGCAATTCTCTAATGCAAAATTTTCTCCAATAGTTGGCTCTAAATTAAATTTTTTAAAAATATCAATCCATATTTCTATTGATTCTTTATCTTGAGGAATCTTATAATCACCCTTAAAGACAGTAGCATAAAGTCTTTTTGGATCTAATCCTAATATATTAACGATAAATTCAACGCTCCAGTTTAATGATTCTCTTTTCCAATAATCACCCAAAGACCATTCTCCTAACATTTCAAAAAAAGTATGATGTCTTTTTGTTAAACCAACATTTTCTATATCTCCAGTCCTTAAAGCTCTCTGATAATT includes:
- a CDS encoding alanine--tRNA ligase-related protein; this translates as MKSYELKTKFLDFFRIKGHKRIKNSSLIPENDSSALFINSGMHPIVNYLMGEKHPLGTRLMNYQRALRTGDIENVGLTKRHHTFFEMLGEWSLGDYWKRESLNWSVEFIVNILGLDPKRLYATVFKGDYKIPQDKESIEIWIDIFKKFNLEPTIGENFALENCPRIVLLGRDDNFWPKGK